GCGTTCCGCTGCGCGGGGCTATCGTGGCGGCATGGGCCACCGGAAGACGGGTCGCCACCTCTTCCACCGGCGCGGCGGGCGGCCCGCCGCCGGCTGGCTGCCGCTCGTCGCGGCGGCGGTGGCCCTGGCCGGCCCCACCGGGCGGCTGGAGGGCGAGGTCCGGGCGCCCGACACGCGCCCCGTGCCGGGGGCGACGGTGGCGGCGTTCCGCGCCGGACCGCATCCCGCCGTCGCCCTCACCGCCACCGACGGCACGGGGGCGTTCCGCCTCGACCGGCTGCCGGCCGGCCGCTACGACGTCGAGGTCGGCGGATCGGGCCGGGGGGCGCGGGTCCGCGTCGAGGGCGTCGAGGTCGCCCCCCCGTTCCGCTCGGTGCTTGATCTCACGCTCGAGGGTCCGCCCGCGGAGACGGAGAGGGTGCGGCGGCTCGGGGGCGGCGACGAGGCGCCCCGCATCACGGTCCGCCTCACGGACGAGGATGGCCGACCGCTTCCCCGCGGCTGGCTCCGCCTTTCCCCCCACGCCCATCGAGCGGATCCCCTCCTGGTGCGGACCGACGAGCGAGGGGAGGGGGCCGGGGGGCCGCTCGCTCCGGGCCCCTACCGGATCGCGGCGGGCCGGGCCGGTTATCTGACGCTCGAGGTCGGCCCGCTCGAGTGGGGCGGCACGCTGGCGGTGCACGTCCGCCTCCTCCCGGCCCCGGCGGGGAGGCGTCCTCCGCTCGATACGCTGGTGCCGCCCCCGAGGTTCCTGCCGCCGCGCGCCCCGGAGGGAGAGCCGCCAGGAGAGGGGCCTGGCGGGACGGCGAAGTAACCTTTCCGGTGGCGGACTTCGAGCCCGCGACGCCCGGGCAGCCGGACCTCGACCGTCACGAACCGCCCGTCGAGCGTCTCGTTGTCCGAGGCGTAGACGATCTGGTACAGGCTGCGGAGCTCCTCGGCGATCGCGGCGTAGGCGTCGCCCAGCTCGTCCGGCTTTTCGATGAACAGCGCCCGGCCTCCCGTTTCCTCCGCGATCTCCACCAGTCCCCGCCGCGCGCCGCTCAGAAGCGGAACGTCGAGCCCGATGGCGTACACGACGACGTCGCTGACCCGCGCCTCGGTCAGCAGCGCCTTCCGATCGAGGCGCGATTCGGTGTCCTCCCCGTCGGTGAGCACCACGATGGCGCGCCGCTCCGCCTTCTCCCGGTACAGGACGCGATAGGCGGCGTCGAGGGCGTCGAAGAGCGCCGTACCCCCGACCGCTTCGGTGGACCGGACGGCGGCACACAGTGCATCGCGATCGCCCGTCACCGGCTGGATGAGGTAGACGTCCTCGTCGAAGGCGATCACGAAAGCCCGGTCGCCGTCGCGCAGGCCGGCGATGAAGCGGCAGGCCGCCTCCTGCGCCGCGGCGATCCGATCCTTCATCGATCCCGAGCTGTCGATCAGGATTGCCGCGAGGATGGGACGCTCTTCGGTGGAGACCTCCACGATCCGCTGCGGCCGCCCGTCCTCGAGAACCTCGAAATCGCCGGCAACGAGACCGGTGACCGGCCGCCGCGCCCGGTCGCGGACGGAGACGTCCAGGATCACCCGCTGCACGTTGACCACGTCGTTGATGTCGAGGGCGCCGGTGATCACGAAGTCCGACGCCGCCGGTCCGTCCCGGTGGTGGGCGACCGCCCTGATGACATGGACCCGCGCCCGCGGGCCGAAGTCGTGTGTGACCGAGTAGGGGGCCTCCCGGTCGATGAACAGGAGCCGGCCGTCGAGAAAGAACTCGACGTAGGCGATCTCCTCCGGCCGCGGCGCACGGACCCGGGCGACGATCTCCTGGCGGCCGATCACCGCCTCCCCGCTTTCCGGACGTTCGATCGTCACCCCGAAGCCGCGCCGAGGCTCCAGATCCTGAGCCGCCGCCGGCACGAGAGCGGCGGCGCCGAGCAGGAACAAGGCGGCCCGGTGCCCGGTCACGGCCCCGGCGCCTCCGCGGCGGCCTCGAGGGCCCGAAGCGCCGCCTGGACACGCAGCGCCTCCCGCCGTTCGGGGCCGGCCGCCAGGAAGGCGCGGAGGAGCCGGCCCGCTTCCGAAACGTCGCCGCCCCGCAGGGCGAGCCGCGCCAGGCCCGCCAGAGCCGCACGCTTCGCGTCCCCCCCGGCGCCGGCGTCCAGGGCGCGCCGGTAGGCCTCGCCGGCCCCCTCCGGGTCACCGCTGAGTTCCCGCGCCACCCCGATGTTGACGAGATCGCGGGGTCCGGCGAGCCCCCCTTCGGCGATCCGGCTCAGGAGGCGCTCCGCCTCGAGGGGCCGGCCCGCGGACCCCAGCACGTAGGCGGCGCGCCGGAGAAGATCCGGCTCGCCCGATCGTTCCGCCGCCCTCGCGGCGTGCCGCGACGCGTCCGCGCGCCGTCCGGCGGCCAGCTCCGCTTCCGCCAGGGCGAGGAGCGTCGCGGGGTCGGCGTCGGGGGAGGCCGCCGCCTCCGTCAGGCGCGCCAGCGCCTCGCGCCGCTCCGTCCACCGGCGGCGGGCCTCCTCAACCGCCGACCGATCGCGCTCGCTCCACCATGGAGCGGGCGACCGCTCGAGGATCGCCACCGCCTCCTCGAGCCTTCCGGTGCGCCCGAGCACCTCGGCGAGCGAGATCCTGGCCTGCGGCAGGTCGGGATCAAGCGAGAGGGCCCGGCGGGCTTGGGCCTCGGCCTCCTCGGGTGCGCCGAGATCGAGCAGGGCCGCCGCGACGAGAGCGGCGGGCCGGGCGTCGCCGGGAAGGAGTTCCGCGGCACGCCGGGCGGCGGACAGCGCCCTGTCGGCGAGCCCCGCCGCCGCGGTCACCTGAGCCAGTCCCAGCTGCACCAGCCCGTCGTCGGGCCGCAAGCGCGCCGCCTCCTCGATGTCTTCGAGTGCCTGGTCCACCCGCCCCGCGGCGAGGTGCAATTGCCCGCGA
This DNA window, taken from Acidobacteriota bacterium, encodes the following:
- a CDS encoding carboxypeptidase regulatory-like domain-containing protein, with amino-acid sequence MRTGDIAGQCRLRRRPAPPAPARARSAARGYRGGMGHRKTGRHLFHRRGGRPAAGWLPLVAAAVALAGPTGRLEGEVRAPDTRPVPGATVAAFRAGPHPAVALTATDGTGAFRLDRLPAGRYDVEVGGSGRGARVRVEGVEVAPPFRSVLDLTLEGPPAETERVRRLGGGDEAPRITVRLTDEDGRPLPRGWLRLSPHAHRADPLLVRTDERGEGAGGPLAPGPYRIAAGRAGYLTLEVGPLEWGGTLAVHVRLLPAPAGRRPPLDTLVPPPRFLPPRAPEGEPPGEGPGGTAK
- a CDS encoding VWA domain-containing protein; translated protein: MTGHRAALFLLGAAALVPAAAQDLEPRRGFGVTIERPESGEAVIGRQEIVARVRAPRPEEIAYVEFFLDGRLLFIDREAPYSVTHDFGPRARVHVIRAVAHHRDGPAASDFVITGALDINDVVNVQRVILDVSVRDRARRPVTGLVAGDFEVLEDGRPQRIVEVSTEERPILAAILIDSSGSMKDRIAAAQEAACRFIAGLRDGDRAFVIAFDEDVYLIQPVTGDRDALCAAVRSTEAVGGTALFDALDAAYRVLYREKAERRAIVVLTDGEDTESRLDRKALLTEARVSDVVVYAIGLDVPLLSGARRGLVEIAEETGGRALFIEKPDELGDAYAAIAEELRSLYQIVYASDNETLDGRFVTVEVRLPGRRGLEVRHRKGYFAVPPGPSPGGSPSGARGGRNLGGGTSVSSGGRLPAGAGRRRTCTASVPPHSSGPTSSVR